The Mus musculus strain C57BL/6J chromosome 2, GRCm38.p6 C57BL/6J genome has a window encoding:
- the G6pc2 gene encoding glucose-6-phosphatase 2 isoform 1 (isoform 1 is encoded by transcript variant 1): MDFLHRSGVLIIHHLQEDYRTYYGFLNFMSNVGDPRNIFSIYFPLWFQLNQNVGTKMIWVAVIGDWFNLIFKWILFGHRPYWWIQETEIYPNHSSPCLEQFPTTCETGPGSPSGHAMGSSCVWYVMVTAALSYTISRMEESSVTLHRLTWSFLWSVFWLIQISVCISRVFIATHFPHQVILGVIGGMLVAEAFEHTPGVHMASLSVYLKTNVFLFLFALGFYLLLRLFGIDLLWSVPIAKKWCANPDWIHIDSTPFAGLVRNLGVLFGLGFAINSEMFLRSCQGENGTKPSFRLLCALTSLTTMQLYRFIKIPTHAEPLFYLLSFCKSASIPLMVVALIPYCVHMLMRPGDKKTK, from the exons ATGGATTTCCTTCATAGGAGTGGAGTGCTTATTATTCATCATCTGCAGGAGGACTACCGGACTTACTATGGTTTTCTAAATTTTATGTCCAATGTTGGAGACCCCCGAAATATCTTTTCTATTTACTTCCCACTTTGGTTTCAGTTGAATCAGAATGTTGGAACCAAGATGATCTGGGTAGCGGTCATAGGGGACTGGTTCAATCTCATATTTAAATG GATATTGTTTGGCCATCGTCCTTACTGGTGGATACAAGAAACTGAGATTTATCCAAATCATTCAAGCCCATGTCTTGAGCAGTTTCCTACTACGTGTGAAACAGGCCCAG GAAGTCCATCTGGCCACGCAATGGGCTCATCGTGCGTCTGGTATGTCATGGTAACAGCTGCCCTAAGCTACACCATCAGCCGGATGGAGGAGTCCTCTGTCACTCTGCACAG ACTGACCTGGTCCTTTCTGTGGAGTGTTTTCTGGTTGATTCAAATCAGCGTCTGCATCTCAAGAGTATTCATAGCCACACATTTCCCCCATCAGGTCATTCTTGGAGTGATTGGTG GGATGCTAGTAGCCGAGGCCTTTGAACACACTCCAGGAGTCCACATGGCCAGCTTGAGTGTGTACCTGAAGACCAacgtcttcctcttcctgtttgcCCTCGGCTTTTACCTGCTTCTCCGACTGTTCGGTATTGACCTGCTGTGGTCCGTGCCCATCGCCAAAAAGTGGTGTGCCAACCCAGACTGGATCCACATTGACAGCACGCCTTTTGCTGGACTCGTGAGAAACCTCGGGGTCCTCTTTGGCTTGGGTTTCGCCATCAACTCAGAAATGTTCCTTCGGAGCTGCCAGGGAGAAAATGGCACCAAGCCGAGCTTCCGCTTGCTCTGTGCTCTGACCTCACTGACCACAATGCAACTTTATCGCTTCATCAAGATCCCGACTCACGCGGAACCTTTATTTTACCTGTTGTCTTTCTGTAAAAGTGCGTCCATCCCCCTGATGGTGGTGGCTCTAATTCCCTACTGTGTACATATGTTAATGAGACCCGGTGACAAGAAGACTAAATAG
- the G6pc2 gene encoding glucose-6-phosphatase 2 isoform 3 (isoform 3 is encoded by transcript variant 3) yields MDFLHRSGVLIIHHLQEDYRTYYGFLNFMSNVGDPRNIFSIYFPLWFQLNQNVGTKMIWVAVIGDWFNLIFKWILFGHRPYWWIQETEIYPNHSSPCLEQFPTTCETGPGSPSGHAMGSSCVWYVMVTAALSYTISRMEESSVTLHRDASSRGL; encoded by the exons ATGGATTTCCTTCATAGGAGTGGAGTGCTTATTATTCATCATCTGCAGGAGGACTACCGGACTTACTATGGTTTTCTAAATTTTATGTCCAATGTTGGAGACCCCCGAAATATCTTTTCTATTTACTTCCCACTTTGGTTTCAGTTGAATCAGAATGTTGGAACCAAGATGATCTGGGTAGCGGTCATAGGGGACTGGTTCAATCTCATATTTAAATG GATATTGTTTGGCCATCGTCCTTACTGGTGGATACAAGAAACTGAGATTTATCCAAATCATTCAAGCCCATGTCTTGAGCAGTTTCCTACTACGTGTGAAACAGGCCCAG GAAGTCCATCTGGCCACGCAATGGGCTCATCGTGCGTCTGGTATGTCATGGTAACAGCTGCCCTAAGCTACACCATCAGCCGGATGGAGGAGTCCTCTGTCACTCTGCACAG GGATGCTAGTAGCCGAGGCCTTTGA
- the G6pc2 gene encoding glucose-6-phosphatase 2 isoform 2 (isoform 2 is encoded by transcript variant 2) → MGSSCVWYVMVTAALSYTISRMEESSVTLHRLTWSFLWSVFWLIQISVCISRVFIATHFPHQVILGVIGGMLVAEAFEHTPGVHMASLSVYLKTNVFLFLFALGFYLLLRLFGIDLLWSVPIAKKWCANPDWIHIDSTPFAGLVRNLGVLFGLGFAINSEMFLRSCQGENGTKPSFRLLCALTSLTTMQLYRFIKIPTHAEPLFYLLSFCKSASIPLMVVALIPYCVHMLMRPGDKKTK, encoded by the exons ATGGGCTCATCGTGCGTCTGGTATGTCATGGTAACAGCTGCCCTAAGCTACACCATCAGCCGGATGGAGGAGTCCTCTGTCACTCTGCACAG ACTGACCTGGTCCTTTCTGTGGAGTGTTTTCTGGTTGATTCAAATCAGCGTCTGCATCTCAAGAGTATTCATAGCCACACATTTCCCCCATCAGGTCATTCTTGGAGTGATTGGTG GGATGCTAGTAGCCGAGGCCTTTGAACACACTCCAGGAGTCCACATGGCCAGCTTGAGTGTGTACCTGAAGACCAacgtcttcctcttcctgtttgcCCTCGGCTTTTACCTGCTTCTCCGACTGTTCGGTATTGACCTGCTGTGGTCCGTGCCCATCGCCAAAAAGTGGTGTGCCAACCCAGACTGGATCCACATTGACAGCACGCCTTTTGCTGGACTCGTGAGAAACCTCGGGGTCCTCTTTGGCTTGGGTTTCGCCATCAACTCAGAAATGTTCCTTCGGAGCTGCCAGGGAGAAAATGGCACCAAGCCGAGCTTCCGCTTGCTCTGTGCTCTGACCTCACTGACCACAATGCAACTTTATCGCTTCATCAAGATCCCGACTCACGCGGAACCTTTATTTTACCTGTTGTCTTTCTGTAAAAGTGCGTCCATCCCCCTGATGGTGGTGGCTCTAATTCCCTACTGTGTACATATGTTAATGAGACCCGGTGACAAGAAGACTAAATAG